Within Actinosynnema pretiosum, the genomic segment GCTCAGCAGGCTGAGCGTTTCCAGCGCATCGTCAACGAAACGCAGCTTCCTCGGTTGAATAAGATGATCGGGGTACTCAATGACGACATCTTGGACTCGCCCCAGCATTTTACCTACGTCGTTATTGACGACCTTGATCGAGATTGGGTCGACGAGAAGATCCTTAATTCGCTCATTAGATGCCTCTTTAGGGCTGTGCTTGATCTGATGCGCGTTCAAAATCTGAAAGTTCTCGTGGCATTGCGGACGAATATATTTGAGCAGCTTGATTTCGGTACACGAATGGGGGGGCAGGAGGAGAAATTTCGTTCCGTAAATATGACCATGCGCTGGACTCCCAAGGAGTTGGAAGCGCTGGTTGGGGTCAGGGTCGCGTCTGCGGCGAAAATGCGTGGACTCCAGGGGGTCACTTCAATCAAAGACCTGCTGCCTGCCACCAATAAGGCACGGGGTAGCGCTTTTGAATATATCTTGCGTCGAACTCTGCTGAGGCCGCGTGATGTAGTGGCCTACTTTAACGAGTGCTTCACCTTGTCTGCGGGCAACCATCGTCTAACGTGGCAGCATATTCATGATGCAGAGAATGCTTACTCCAGAGACCGTCTCCTGGCGCTCCGTGATGAATGGAAGCCGACCTTTCCAGAAATAGATAAAGCGTTTTATGTATTTGAGCGTTCGTCTACAAAGATGTCGCGTGAAGAGTATTTCATGAAACTCGATGATGTAGCTCTTCTTCCAGCTGACCAAGGGTTTATGGGCACGGTCTGGATGACCGAGCTCTCTGCTCCTATTTGGAACAGCTTTGGCGGTGAAGATTTGCTTGGAGCTGAATATCGACCATTGACGAAGCTATTCTATGATATTGGATTTATTGGATGCATTAAGAAGGCTGCCGGTCAACCGTTCTACTCTTACGAAGCTCCGGGATATTTGGATCGGTCAAGCGCCTTTGATGATGTGAGCCACTTTCTCGTTCATCCTGCTTTTCGTGCCGCGCTTGACATCAAGCCTGATAACAACTAAAGCCCTATCTATTGTTTCTAGTTGTGCGAACGACTGAACATTGAAGATAGATATTTAGGCTAAGTGGAATTGCTTGGCTGATCATTTTCTTGATCGATGAAAGCGACAGGTTTAGGCGGTCGGAGCATGTGCAGGGTGTGGCTGTTCAGGTGGCAAAGTTGACCAATGGTCTGATGGGTGGCGACGTGGAATTAATCTATTGCCAATGTTTTCGACTGTGCCTACGTTGGTAAGTCCTATGGGCTGGTCGACGCCGTCAAGGCGTTGAGTTGTCCATAGGCGCGACAGCCGAGCGCCCCGACCTGTAGGACGAGGTGACCCGTCTGCGCTCGTCCCCAGCCCCATGCAGCGGACCACTCCGGGGGCGACGAGAGAACATAGGGACTTCGCGGTCCCCTGCGGGGGACGGTTACCTTGTGCCGTCGTGGACGGCTCTCGGTGCCTTGCCGTCCGTGCCCGCGGGCCGCTAGGCCCGCTTGGGCACGGCGGACAACACAGTCCGAGGGCCGAACTCCACGATGGCTTCAGGCGCGAACGGCCCGGCCCCCGGAGGGGCCGCCTTGAACAAGTAAAGAAACTCTGAACACACTTGCCGCTGGCTGGATGAGCGGCCAAGGTGCTACGGGGTGACGCCGTAGTGGGCTGCCAAGGCGGCGAAAGCAGCGCCTCGACGTCGGGTTGCGCGGTCCAGCAGCAAACGCATCGTGGTGGCACCGAGCGGTTGAGCGGCGGCCCAGTCTGGAGCTAGGTCGCGGGCCTCGGTCAGGTAGCGCAGGGCGAGTTGGTCGCGGCGTAGTTGAGCGGCGGCGTGGGCCAGGTGCAGGCGGTGGCCGGACTCCCAGAAGGCGGGCACGGTGCCGCGTGCCTCGGGGACTTGGGTTGCCAGGTGCAGGGCCGTTTCCGGATCGCCCAAGCGCATTGCCAGGTCCACTATCTGGAAGGCCGCTACTCGGGGGCCGAAGATCGCGCTTTCGCTTGCGGTGTGCTGGCCTGCCCTCACCGCTGCTGATTGAGCCACGGCCAGGAGGTCTTCGGCCCGGCCATTGCTGCCTGAGCGCAGGGCGGCGCTGGCGGCGTTGAAGATGAGGTTGCCGAAGATCCCGGCTCGGTTCGGGTCGCGGTCCAGCATCCGCGGTTCGATCTGCTCAGCAGCCTTCGCGGCCACGTGTTCGGCGTCGGCGACTCGGCCTTGGCGGACCAGGGTCCACACCAGGTAGCGCAGGGAGATCGCGGTTTCCATCTCCACGGCGTCCGAGTGGCGAGCGGCGTTTAGGGCTCGTTCCGCCGATGTCCAGGCCAGGTCGTCCAGGTCCAGGCGGCCTGCCATACCGGCGCCCAAGCGGTATGACGTGGACAGCAGGCGGTGGGCTGCTGCCTTCTGGTCTCCCGTGCTGGCGTGGACCAGGCGGCGGGCGTCGGCCAGGAGGATGGGCAGGGTGTGCATCAGTTCGGCGTGGCGGCCGTCGACGTAGGCCCGCCAGGCTCGGTGGGCCGTGGTGGACAAGGTCGTCATGTCGGCGACCTCGTCCGTGTCGGTGAAGTCGTCCAAGCCTGGGATGTCCGCGCTCGCGGTGATCGCGTGGCGAAGCTCGGCTACCTGGTGGTGCTGAGTGGTGTGGTTGAGGACGGGCAGGCCCAACAGGGAGTCGGCGGACACGCCGAGCGCTTGGGCCAGCTTGACGATCGTGCTGGGGCGGGTGGTGCGGCGCTCCCCGCGTTCGATCCGGCCCACGGTGTCCACTCCAACCGACGCGGCTGCGGCCAGTTCCTCCTGGGAGAGGTTGCGGGCCTTGCGGAAGCGGGCCAGGTTCTCGGACAGGGGAGCGGTCACGGCGGCTGGGCTCCGTTCAGCTCGGGTCGGCTGTGGCGGTTGTCGAGATCGGGTGGCCGGACTCGCAGTAGACGAGGGTTCCGGTGGCGATCGCGTGCAGGGCCGCACCGATCCGGCCTGCTAGCACCGGGTCGACCAACGGGCGGGCCTCGTCCAGGGTGAACAGCCCGACCGAACGGATTTCGGGATCGGTCAGTTCCAGTTGTGCCACTTCATCATCGCTGATCGTGCCGCCGTCGAAAACAAACGCCAGTCCTTCGGGCATCGGTTCTTCGGTCGGCACGTAATCGATCACCAGTAGGGTGCCGAGGTTCAGGCTCAGGCCGATCTCCTCGTGCACCTCGCGCAGGGCGGTGCGCCACGGCGGCTCGCCTGCGTCCACCGCTCCACCTGGGATCTCCCAGGACTTCTTGTAGGTCGTCTCCGCCAGGAGCACCCGGCCGTCCGGGGTGTGAAGCAGCACGCCCGCACTGGCGCGCTTGCGGTTGAGCGATGCGGCGTACTCGGCGTACGGCAACAGGTCCACAGCCCGTGAGGCTACCCGCTCGGGCCTGCTGCCTTGTTCTCTGCCTGAGAGGCAGAGTTGGGCGAGTCAATGCGTTGGAATACCTCTTTTGACGCTGTTTTCTGGCCAACTTGCGCAACCGAAACTCATTACCTGCATCGGTTTCCGCATAGGTGAGGTCAGGTAGTGAACACGCTCTTCTTCACGGCTGGCTCTGGAGCTTGATATGGGCCACCGTCCGTTCAAGTGGATCCCGCACGACGGTGGCCGTCACGCCATATCGATCAACAGCCACCCCGGTGACGACACCCAAGCCCTCTGCGGGGTCGACGTTCCCAAGCCCGCTGGACCACTGCCCGTGCTCGCGCGCTGCTGGCCGACCTGCCAGAGCTGCGACACCGCCTGGCGTGAGCACGAGGGCATCCCGACCTACCCCCGGCCTGACTTCAGCATCCGAAGGACGTGACCCGCATGATCGGACAGGGCGACTACCACCGCTGGCTCAAGCAGGAAGCGCGCGAACAGGCCCCGCGACTGTTCGCCATCGCCTACGAGATCGGCGACCGGGAAGACGGCGAGATCGCCGCCTACGGCCTGGCCTTCGATGACCACGCCGAGACCGTCGACGTTGACGACGGCCACCACACCCGTTCCGAGGACGCCGCGCACGCCTTGGCGCTGTACGAGCGCTTCGCCGCACCCGACAACCTCAAGGCGCACCTGCTCTGGCTTGACCAAGAGCGAACAGAGCGAGCCGCGAGAACCGGCCCGGCCCCGACGAACGGCGACCGATGACCACGCCCCCTAACCTGACCTGGTGGTGCCAGTGAACGACGCTCAGCACGAGAACCCGCCACTCACCCTCGAATCCGCTGAAACCACGCTGCGCGCGGCGTGCGACCTGGTTGAGCTGGACGGCGCCGACGCCGTGCCGCTGCGCCTCGGGGAGAACGCCCTCTTTCACCTCCCCAGTAGCGGGGCGGTTGTGCGCGTCGCGCGCGACATGGCGCGGTGGGCGGACGCCGTCAAGGAGGTCACTGTTTCGTGCTGGCTGGCGAACAATGGCGTCCCCGTCACCCACCTATTCCCCGGTTTCACCCAACCGGTTGTTGCCGCTAATCGACCGGTGACCTTCTGGGCCTACCTGGACGGCCGCAACGGTGGCAAGAGCGACGTCGCCGCACTCGGTCGGCTGCTGCGCCGGGTGCACGCCCTGAACGCGCCCAAGGACTTCTCCCTGCCCGCTCAGCAGCCGATGGCCTGGGTGCTCGAACGAGTCGAGTCGGCACCGATCCCGGAGGCGGACAAGCGGTTCCTTCGTGACCGGTTCACCGAGCTGACCCAAGAAGTTCAAGGGCTCGCCTACCCCCCTGGCGGCCACCCCGGTCCACGGTGACGCCCACGTGCAAAACCTCATGATCGTGGACGACAACCCGGTGCTGATCGACTTCGAGCGGTTCGCCTGGGGACAGCCGGAATGGGACCTGGCGCTGACCGCCACCGAGCACCTGACCGCCGGGTGGTGGACGCCGCAGGAGTACGACGCCTTCGCCGACGCCTACGGGTACGACGTCACCGACTGGAGCGGCTTCCCGGTGCTCCAGGCCGCGCACGAGATCAAGATGACCACCTGGATCATGCAGAACGCCCAGCACAGCCCGGAGATCGCCAGGGAGTACGAGATCAGGATGGGAACCCTGCGGGACCGAGCGAACCTCGGCGGCTGGCGGCCGTTCTAGGCCACCCGTGAGAGCACCACGGCGGAGCCGAGGGGCAGCGTCGGGTACTGCTTGACGATCTCCTCGGCGAACCGCAGCACCAGCGGGTGACGCGGGCACACTGCGGTCAGGCGTTCGTGGAAGTCGGTCAGGTAGCGCACGTACCTGCTGGACTGCAGCGGCCCGGCCAGGTCCACGGCGTCCAGGGCCAGCGTCACGGCCTCGTCCAAGTCGCCGTTGGTGAGGGCGCCCGCCGCCGTGACCATGCCGATGAACGCCCGCGTTCTCGGCGGGGTTGCCTCGGGGGCGATCGCCCTGGCCGCGTACAGGCGGGTCTCCTCGGCCCTGCCGAGGTCGCGGAAGCAGTGGGCGGCTTCCCCGGCCAGCTCCTCGGCGTTGAAGTACCGCGCCCACTCCGGCTCGTCCTCCGGCTTGTGCTGCCCGAAGGACCGTTCCGCCTCGGCCAGCACGCGGGCGAACTCCTTGGCGTTGCCGCTGCCCGCGAGTCCCCTGGCCTCCATAGCGAGGAACATCGAGTTCACGGCGGGCGTGGCAACGCCTCGGGTCGCGGTCTGGGCCGCTCGTGCGAGCTGGATGGCGTCGTTGAACTTGCCCAGGTAGTTCGCCTGGTGGCTGAGGTTGGACAGCAGCCGCCCGCCCACCACCGCGTCACCGGCTTCGCGCGCCAGGCGCAAGCCCTGCGTGAAGTACCGCTGGGCCGCCGCGTGCCGACCGGCGTCGTAGGCGCTCCAGCCCAATAGCTGTGCGACCTCGGACTTGAAGTAGAACAGCAGCATCTTGCGCACGTGACCGCCGCCGAACCGGAAGTCCAGGTCCATGAGGTGCGCTGCGGTCGTCCGGATCGCCGCCGCTGCCGGGGCTCCGGTGTGGATCTCCTCTGCGGTGAGCTGGGCCCAACAGGTCCACGGCGGCTGAGGAGTCGGCGAGGTACTCCGCGGCCGTGGCCGTCGAGTCCGGTCCGACCGCCTTCAGTCCGGCACTGAATCCGATCTCCTCAAGCTCCCAGGCGGGGCCGACGCCTCGGGAGATCGCGGACTACCTCGGGCACGCCCAGATCAGCATGACCCAGGACGTGTACATGCAGCGCAAGACGGTCGGCGGGGCTGCCGCCGCCGCGCTGGAAGGTCGGCGGACCTCCGCTGAAACCACTGGATAAGTGCTGGATGACCACCATCTGTGATCACCCGGCACTCGTCTCACCAGCGCCTATGCGCCCCCGGCAGGATTCGAACCTGCGACCTCGGGATTAGAAGTCCCTCGCTCTCTCCACTGAGCTACGGAGGCTCGGGGTCGGTGCCGCAGCAGTGCGGTCGGCCCCACCGGACACATCGTCCGGGAAGCGCTCACCGTTTCCGTTCCGGGGGTGGAAGAGTGATCAAATTGCCCGGAAGTGGCGCAAATCACGTTAGACGGGCGGTGGAAGCGCGTTCGATCAGTGAAACGGGGAGTCTCACCGGGGCGCTCGGTCTCGCTCCGTCCAGCAGGCTCAGCGCTAGTTCACCCGCCTGGCGGCCCTTCTCCGCCAGGGGCTGACGCACCGTGGTCAGCGGGGGTTCGGCGTGCTCCGCCGCCGGGACGTCGTCGAAGCCGACCACCGACACGTCCTCCGGGACTCGCAGGCCCAGGTCGCGCGCCGCCGTCAGGGCGCCGAACGCCAGCTCGTCCGACGTGCACAGCAGCGCGGTCGGGCGGTCGGGGTGCGATAGCAGTTCCCTGGCGCCCGCCCTGCCCAGGGACCGGTCGCTCAGCGGGCACTCCCACACCTGCGCCTCGCCCAGCACCTCCAGGTAGCCGCGCACCCTCCGCCCGGCCACGCCGGGCGGCGTCGAGCGCAACCTCGCCCGGTCGGCAAGACCTGTCACCCCATCGGTGTGCAGCGCGAACGTCAGCACCGCCACCCGCTCGTGCCCCAGCGCGCGCACGTGCCCGGCCGCCACCCGCGCCCCACCCTCGTCGTCCACGCCGACCCGCGCGACCCCCGGCACCTCCGGCTGGTCCACGACCACCAGCGGCAGGCCGCGGGCCCGTGCCGCCGCCAGGCCCGGCGCGTCCTCCGGCAGCGAGTACGCCACCACGACGTCCGCCTGCGCCCGCGCCACGGTCTCCGCGCGCGGCCCCGCGCTCCCGGCCATCAGGACCAGCGAGTGGTCGTGGCCGTCGACCGTCGTGGCCAGGCCGTCGAGCACGATCGACAGCGCCGGGTCCGAGAACGCGGCCGTCAGGCTCTGGCCGAGCAGAAAGCCGACCGCCGCGCTGTGCCTGGTCGCCAAACTCCTGGCCACCGGGTCCGGGCCCGCGTAGCCCAGGCGCGCGGCCTCGGCGAGGATCCGCTCGCGCAGCGCCGCCGACAGCTGGTCCGGCCGGTTGTAGGCGTTCGACACCGTCGCGCGCGACACGCCCACCACACCGGCGACGGTGTCGAGGGTGGGCCTGCGGGGGCGTGCGGTGTCCATGCGCCCAAGACTAGCCGGCCCTTGCTCTTCTGAAGCGCTTCAGTCACCCTGGACCCCGTGCCGACCCAGCGCTTCGCGGTGTTCGCCGCCTTCGCCCTGAACGGGATCGTCTTCGGCTCGTGGGCCGCCAGGGTCCCCGCGCTCGCCGACCGCATCGGCGCCACCGAGGGCTCCCTCGGCCTCGCCCTGCTCGGCGGCAGCATCGGCCTCGCCGCCACCGCCCCGCTCGCCGCCCGCCTGTGCGTCGCCGTCGGCGCGCGCGCCGTCCTGCTCGCCAGCGCCCTGCTCGGCGCCCTGGTCCTGCCCGCGATCGACCTGGTCGGCTCACCGCTCCAGCTCGGCGCGGTCCTGCTCCTCGTCGGCGCGCTCAACGCCGCGCTGGACGTGTCCATGAACCTGTCCGCCGTCACGGTCATCCGCGCGTCCGGCCGCGCCCTCATGCCCCAGTTCCACGCGGGCTTCAGCGTCGGCGGCCTGATCGGCTCCCTCGGCGCCGCGGCGGCGGCCTCCGCGGACTGGACCCCGCTGCGGCACTTCCTCGTCGCCACCGCCGCGTGCCTGGTCCTGCTGGCCTGGATCGCCCGCGCGGTCCCCGGCGCCGCGCCCGAGCGCGGCCGTCCCGACGACACCGGCGGCTCCCCGCTGCGCCGCCCCGCGCTCTGGCTGCTCGCGGCCGTCGCGCTCTGCTCGGCCATCGCCGAGGGCGCCTCCGCCGACTGGTCCGCCCTGTTCCTGGTCACCGAGCGCGGCGTCGGGGACGGCGCCGCCGCGATCGCCTACGCCGCGTTCTCCACCGCGATGGCCGCCGCCCGCCTGCTCGGCGAACCCGTCCAGCGCCGCCTCGGCCCGCACCGGCTGCTCCAGCTCGGCGCGCTGGTCGCCGCGTCCGGGCTCGCGCTGGCCGTGCTCGTCCCGCTGCCCGCCGCGGGCTTCGGCGGGTTCGCGCTCGCGGGCCTCGGCCTGGCGTTCGCGTTCCCGGTGGTCATGGACCTGGCGGGCGAGGCGGGCAGGCGCGCGGACGGCGGTGGCGGCGAGCGCGAGATCGGCCTGGTGACGACGATCGCCTACACCGGCTTCCTGGCCGGTCCGCCGCTGGTCGGCGGGATCGCCCAGGCGTCCTCGCTGACCACCTCGCTGGGCCTGGTGGCCGCCGTGGTCGCGCTCACCGCGCCGCTGGCGGCGCTGGCCCGCCGCTCCCGCGACCGCGAGGTCACGCGGCGGGGAGCTTCCCCAGCCCGGTCTTGAGCAGCACGAGCATCGTCGCGGTCATCTCCTCGGCGTTCCCGGCGCTCTTGGTGTACCCGAGCAGCAGGCTCTTGTCGCCGCTCACCGCGAGCGTCGCGGTGCACACCATCACCCGGTCGTCCATCTCGCACGACACCCAGGCGGAGTTGCCCTCCACGACCTCCTCGTGGCCGGTGGGCTGCTTGGTCCGGGACTCCGAGTACGGCCGGTACGGCGCGACCACGACGCTGGAGCGGGTCGCCGAGCCGTCGTCGAACATGAACTGGCAGGAGCCGGGGAGCTCGCTGTCCCTCGGGGTGGGCGCGCCGTCGATCGCGCCGACCACCTTCAGGTCCTTCGCGGTGAGCAGCTCGCACGACTTGAGCCCGGCCACCGAGCGCGTCTTGGCGATCTTCGGCGTCGGGCTCGACGCGGCCGACGACCTGGTCGACTGGGTCGGGGAACCGGACGGGGCGCCGGGCGCCGCGACCGGGGCGCCGTTGACGGAGTAGCTGCACCCCGTGACGGTCAGCACAGCCGCCACGAGCGCGAGCCACGATCGGGAGCGTCTCACCCGGCCCAAGGTAGTCGAAGCCGTCCGGCGGTTGCCGGTGCCTTCACCGGTCCGCCTACGCTCGGTGCGTGTCCCCCACCGAGGTCCGCTCCAGCACCCGCCCCGCCCGCACCGGGCTGATCCCCCTGCTGGCCGTCGGCGTCGCGATCGCGGCGCTGCTGGCAGCCGGGCTCGTGGGCGGTCCGGCCGCGGGGCTCGTGGTGGTCAGGGTGGTCACCGAGAGCGCCGCGGTGCTGACGATCGGCTCGCTGCTGCTGGCCGCGTTCCTGGTGCCGCCGCAGGAGTCCGGCACGCTCGCCGCCGACGGTTACGCCGCGTTGCGAACCGCCGCGTGGACTTCACTCGTCTGGACGGCGGGTGCGGTGCTGTCGGTGCCCTACACGGTCGCGGACGCGCTCGGGCAGCCGCTGTCCGCGCTGCTCGACCCCTCGGTGCTGTTCGAGGTCGCGGACGTGGTGGAGCAGAGCCGGGCGTGGATGGTGACCGCCGTCATCGTCGTGCTGCTCGCCCTCGGCTGCCGCCTGGTGCTGTCCTGGGGCTGGACCACCGTGCTGTTCTTCGTGTCGGTGTTCGCCCTGGTCCCCGTCGCGGTGACCGGGCACTCCTCGGGCGGCGGCTCGCACGACGTCGCCACCAACAGCCTGCTGTACCACCTGGTCGCCGCCGCGCTGTGGGTCGGCGGGCTGATCGCGCTGCTCGCGCACGGCCGCAGGCGCGGGGCGCACCTGGGCCTGGCCGCGTCCCGGTTCTCCGCGATCGCGCTGGTCTGCTGGATCGTCATGGCGGTCTCCGGCGTGGTCAACGCCTACGTGCGGCTGCCGCTGGACCGGCTGTTCAGCTCCGAGTACGGGCTGCTCGTGCTGGGCAAGACCGCCGCGCTGCTCGCGCTGGGCGTGTTCGGCTACCTCCAGCGCGCCAAGGGCGTCAAGCAGGTCGTGGCCACCGGCTCCGGCCGGGCGCTGGTGCGGCTGGCGGGCGTCGAGGTGCTGCTGATGCTGGCCACGATCGGCCTCGCCGCCGCGCTCAGCCGCACGCCCCCGCCCACCGAGGGCCGCAGCCTGCCGAGCCCGGTGGAGCTGCGCATCGGCTACGACCTGGCGGGCGAGCCGACGCTCTACCGCATCCTGTTCGACTGGCGCTTCGA encodes:
- a CDS encoding P-loop ATPase, Sll1717 family; translation: MAKTQPKRVLANDFNLGGSQAEADPLLQHAFFRSVQYSALASRDDSRCFIIGRTGSGKSALFQRIEEENADHVIRINPEDLSLPYISDLGVVKFLAEMEVHLDPFFIALWKHVLLVEIIRHRYKVNSPAAKQNFFQNLRDRISKDRSKAAALEYLNDFDGKFWCETDERVRDITTKFEEQIKREAGGKISVPAVGDVNATAGGTSMRGGETKAQQAERFQRIVNETQLPRLNKMIGVLNDDILDSPQHFTYVVIDDLDRDWVDEKILNSLIRCLFRAVLDLMRVQNLKVLVALRTNIFEQLDFGTRMGGQEEKFRSVNMTMRWTPKELEALVGVRVASAAKMRGLQGVTSIKDLLPATNKARGSAFEYILRRTLLRPRDVVAYFNECFTLSAGNHRLTWQHIHDAENAYSRDRLLALRDEWKPTFPEIDKAFYVFERSSTKMSREEYFMKLDDVALLPADQGFMGTVWMTELSAPIWNSFGGEDLLGAEYRPLTKLFYDIGFIGCIKKAAGQPFYSYEAPGYLDRSSAFDDVSHFLVHPAFRAALDIKPDNN
- a CDS encoding helix-turn-helix domain-containing protein codes for the protein MTAPLSENLARFRKARNLSQEELAAAASVGVDTVGRIERGERRTTRPSTIVKLAQALGVSADSLLGLPVLNHTTQHHQVAELRHAITASADIPGLDDFTDTDEVADMTTLSTTAHRAWRAYVDGRHAELMHTLPILLADARRLVHASTGDQKAAAHRLLSTSYRLGAGMAGRLDLDDLAWTSAERALNAARHSDAVEMETAISLRYLVWTLVRQGRVADAEHVAAKAAEQIEPRMLDRDPNRAGIFGNLIFNAASAALRSGSNGRAEDLLAVAQSAAVRAGQHTASESAIFGPRVAAFQIVDLAMRLGDPETALHLATQVPEARGTVPAFWESGHRLHLAHAAAQLRRDQLALRYLTEARDLAPDWAAAQPLGATTMRLLLDRATRRRGAAFAALAAHYGVTP
- a CDS encoding NUDIX domain-containing protein — protein: MDLLPYAEYAASLNRKRASAGVLLHTPDGRVLLAETTYKKSWEIPGGAVDAGEPPWRTALREVHEEIGLSLNLGTLLVIDYVPTEEPMPEGLAFVFDGGTISDDEVAQLELTDPEIRSVGLFTLDEARPLVDPVLAGRIGAALHAIATGTLVYCESGHPISTTATADPS
- a CDS encoding zinc finger protein, producing the protein MGHRPFKWIPHDGGRHAISINSHPGDDTQALCGVDVPKPAGPLPVLARCWPTCQSCDTAWREHEGIPTYPRPDFSIRRT
- a CDS encoding aminoglycoside phosphotransferase/kinase family protein, which codes for MVPVNDAQHENPPLTLESAETTLRAACDLVELDGADAVPLRLGENALFHLPSSGAVVRVARDMARWADAVKEVTVSCWLANNGVPVTHLFPGFTQPVVAANRPVTFWAYLDGRNGGKSDVAALGRLLRRVHALNAPKDFSLPAQQPMAWVLERVESAPIPEADKRFLRDRFTELTQEVQGLAYPPGGHPGPR
- a CDS encoding phosphotransferase family protein translates to MDDNPVLIDFERFAWGQPEWDLALTATEHLTAGWWTPQEYDAFADAYGYDVTDWSGFPVLQAAHEIKMTTWIMQNAQHSPEIAREYEIRMGTLRDRANLGGWRPF
- a CDS encoding LacI family DNA-binding transcriptional regulator translates to MDTARPRRPTLDTVAGVVGVSRATVSNAYNRPDQLSAALRERILAEAARLGYAGPDPVARSLATRHSAAVGFLLGQSLTAAFSDPALSIVLDGLATTVDGHDHSLVLMAGSAGPRAETVARAQADVVVAYSLPEDAPGLAAARARGLPLVVVDQPEVPGVARVGVDDEGGARVAAGHVRALGHERVAVLTFALHTDGVTGLADRARLRSTPPGVAGRRVRGYLEVLGEAQVWECPLSDRSLGRAGARELLSHPDRPTALLCTSDELAFGALTAARDLGLRVPEDVSVVGFDDVPAAEHAEPPLTTVRQPLAEKGRQAGELALSLLDGARPSAPVRLPVSLIERASTARLT
- a CDS encoding MFS transporter: MPTQRFAVFAAFALNGIVFGSWAARVPALADRIGATEGSLGLALLGGSIGLAATAPLAARLCVAVGARAVLLASALLGALVLPAIDLVGSPLQLGAVLLLVGALNAALDVSMNLSAVTVIRASGRALMPQFHAGFSVGGLIGSLGAAAAASADWTPLRHFLVATAACLVLLAWIARAVPGAAPERGRPDDTGGSPLRRPALWLLAAVALCSAIAEGASADWSALFLVTERGVGDGAAAIAYAAFSTAMAAARLLGEPVQRRLGPHRLLQLGALVAASGLALAVLVPLPAAGFGGFALAGLGLAFAFPVVMDLAGEAGRRADGGGGEREIGLVTTIAYTGFLAGPPLVGGIAQASSLTTSLGLVAAVVALTAPLAALARRSRDREVTRRGASPARS
- a CDS encoding DUF3558 family protein → MRRSRSWLALVAAVLTVTGCSYSVNGAPVAAPGAPSGSPTQSTRSSAASSPTPKIAKTRSVAGLKSCELLTAKDLKVVGAIDGAPTPRDSELPGSCQFMFDDGSATRSSVVVAPYRPYSESRTKQPTGHEEVVEGNSAWVSCEMDDRVMVCTATLAVSGDKSLLLGYTKSAGNAEEMTATMLVLLKTGLGKLPAA
- a CDS encoding cytochrome c oxidase assembly protein, yielding MSPTEVRSSTRPARTGLIPLLAVGVAIAALLAAGLVGGPAAGLVVVRVVTESAAVLTIGSLLLAAFLVPPQESGTLAADGYAALRTAAWTSLVWTAGAVLSVPYTVADALGQPLSALLDPSVLFEVADVVEQSRAWMVTAVIVVLLALGCRLVLSWGWTTVLFFVSVFALVPVAVTGHSSGGGSHDVATNSLLYHLVAAALWVGGLIALLAHGRRRGAHLGLAASRFSAIALVCWIVMAVSGVVNAYVRLPLDRLFSSEYGLLVLGKTAALLALGVFGYLQRAKGVKQVVATGSGRALVRLAGVEVLLMLATIGLAAALSRTPPPTEGRSLPSPVELRIGYDLAGEPTLYRILFDWRFDLVYGTAFLAAAVVYLLGARRLRKRGDAWPVGRTVAWVLGCLTVVFATSSGLGRYSPAMFSVHMQAHMLLAMLAPILLVLGAPVTMALRALPVAGRGNPPGPREWVLALVHSPVAKALTNPFVALAFFVGSFYGLYFSGLYDVALDHHWAHLAMNAHFLVAGYVFYWPVIGVDPAPNKLPPLGKLGLLFASIPFHAFFGVVLMSAQYVIGSDFYRKLSLPWVPSLLEDQRLGGGIAWAAGELPLLVVMVALLAQWARSDSRDAKRADRKADADGGADLAAYNEMLRRMAGKGGSVAVAEPKTGTESGNAGPGAAKPEPGAGGAGGPGEG